The following coding sequences are from one Cytobacillus sp. IB215665 window:
- a CDS encoding thioredoxin family protein yields the protein MKKVIIFTLIVLSLFAALVFVTKYQQQQQAAGNPFNKTSLHPETVNQLDDPNYQNIILPNELDEKLANNESATIYFYQSTCPACKVTSPIIVPMAEEMGIDLKLYNLLEFNEGWDEYNIESTPTIVQYKDGKEVSRLNGAVGAEKFESWFKEWTK from the coding sequence ATGAAGAAAGTGATCATTTTTACATTAATCGTATTAAGTTTATTCGCTGCATTAGTATTCGTAACTAAATACCAGCAACAACAACAGGCGGCTGGAAACCCATTTAACAAAACATCACTCCATCCTGAAACAGTAAATCAATTAGATGATCCAAATTACCAAAATATTATTTTACCTAACGAACTTGATGAAAAACTGGCTAACAATGAATCAGCCACGATCTATTTCTATCAGTCCACATGTCCGGCATGTAAAGTAACATCACCCATCATCGTTCCCATGGCAGAAGAGATGGGAATTGACTTAAAATTATATAATTTACTAGAGTTTAATGAAGGATGGGATGAATATAACATTGAAAGTACACCAACAATTGTTCAATATAAAGATGGAAAAGAAGTCAGTCGTCTAAATGGAGCGGTTGGGGCAGAGAAATTCGAAAGTTGGTTTAAGGAGTGGACAAAATAA
- a CDS encoding long-chain fatty acid--CoA ligase, giving the protein MILSDLLNKNIETFGEYPFIYFKDKEYSNLDIKNYSNKIAQGLKKLGIAKGDRIVVCMPNCPEVIFSYQGIIRSGAIIVPVMFTLHDKEIHYIIKDCQAKVVITSSLSLEKVESAIEHLEQKPVVIVVDQPTDENIFNLYDTDIEENKLYVESDLKLDTEDTAVILYTSGTTGKPKGVMLTHKNLYSNAENTFLHNESKRGVTLGILPLAHVYGLTISNTCFLTGSSAVVFNHFDPKAVFEAIEKYKVTNFSAVPAMIFALLSYPHSNKYQLSSLEWVASGSAPLPVALLHAFKQKFGADILEGYGLSEAAPVVAAHQRDSVIKPGSVGIPIPGVEVKIVDNGGNELATGQVGELIARGDNITPGYFQNERATKQVLKDSWLYTGDMAYMDTDGYLFIVDRKKDLIIRGGFNIYPRDVEELLAKHEAVAESSVVGIPNDQMGEEVVAYVVKKDKQSITEEELILYCQSHLSKNKTPRKIIFIEQLPRNGVGKILKTHLRKLAENIKLSPLQE; this is encoded by the coding sequence ATGATATTAAGTGATTTGCTTAATAAAAATATCGAAACTTTTGGTGAATATCCTTTTATTTATTTTAAAGATAAGGAGTATTCTAACTTAGACATAAAAAACTATTCAAACAAGATTGCACAAGGGTTAAAAAAACTTGGGATCGCTAAAGGTGATCGTATTGTTGTCTGTATGCCCAATTGTCCAGAGGTTATTTTTTCGTATCAAGGTATTATAAGATCAGGCGCAATTATTGTGCCCGTAATGTTTACCTTGCATGATAAAGAAATTCATTACATTATTAAAGACTGTCAAGCGAAGGTAGTCATTACGTCATCACTATCTTTAGAAAAGGTAGAATCCGCAATAGAGCATTTGGAACAAAAACCTGTTGTAATAGTGGTTGACCAGCCTACTGATGAAAACATATTTAATTTATATGATACAGATATCGAAGAAAATAAGCTTTATGTAGAAAGTGATCTAAAGCTAGATACAGAAGATACTGCTGTTATTTTATATACATCAGGAACAACTGGAAAACCAAAAGGAGTGATGCTGACTCATAAAAACTTATATTCCAACGCTGAAAATACTTTTCTTCATAATGAATCAAAAAGAGGAGTAACCCTCGGCATTCTTCCTCTTGCACATGTATATGGCTTAACTATTTCCAATACTTGTTTTCTAACTGGAAGCTCAGCTGTTGTATTTAATCACTTTGATCCAAAAGCTGTTTTTGAAGCCATTGAAAAATATAAAGTGACTAATTTTTCTGCAGTGCCGGCTATGATTTTTGCATTGCTTTCATATCCACATTCTAACAAATATCAATTAAGTAGTCTTGAATGGGTTGCTTCTGGTTCAGCACCTCTCCCAGTTGCGTTATTACACGCGTTTAAGCAGAAATTTGGTGCAGATATATTAGAAGGCTACGGGTTGTCAGAAGCTGCACCTGTTGTTGCTGCTCACCAAAGAGATTCAGTTATTAAACCAGGTTCAGTTGGTATCCCAATACCAGGTGTTGAAGTCAAGATCGTTGATAACGGTGGAAATGAGTTAGCTACTGGTCAAGTTGGGGAATTAATTGCTCGAGGTGATAATATTACACCCGGGTATTTTCAAAATGAAAGAGCAACAAAGCAGGTGTTAAAAGATTCTTGGTTGTATACGGGTGATATGGCATATATGGATACAGATGGATATTTATTTATTGTTGACCGAAAAAAAGATTTGATTATTCGAGGAGGATTTAATATATACCCTCGTGATGTAGAGGAATTACTTGCAAAGCATGAAGCTGTAGCAGAATCTTCTGTTGTGGGCATCCCTAATGATCAAATGGGTGAGGAAGTGGTCGCATATGTTGTCAAAAAGGATAAACAATCTATAACCGAAGAAGAGCTTATACTATATTGTCAAAGTCATTTATCCAAAAATAAAACACCTAGGAAAATTATATTTATTGAACAACTCCCGCGAAACGGCGTCGGAAAAATATTAAAAACCCACCTTCGTAAGTTAGCTGAAAATATTAAATTATCACCTCTACAAGAATAA
- a CDS encoding disulfide oxidoreductase — protein sequence MKNQNNLNNYLFISWAVSLIATLGSLFFSEVMMFVPCELCWYQRILMYPLVIILGIALIKKDYSISLYSFVLSTIGGLISIYHLSIQKISFMGEHSLSCGIIPCNVEYINWMGFITIPFLALIAFVLISVFSLITMKTNKELD from the coding sequence ATGAAAAACCAAAATAACCTAAATAATTATCTGTTTATTTCGTGGGCAGTATCATTAATTGCTACACTAGGTAGTTTATTTTTTTCTGAGGTTATGATGTTTGTTCCGTGTGAATTATGCTGGTATCAACGTATACTGATGTATCCACTCGTTATCATCCTTGGAATTGCATTAATAAAAAAAGATTATTCTATCTCACTATATTCATTTGTTCTATCTACTATAGGGGGATTGATTTCTATTTACCATTTATCCATTCAAAAAATCTCTTTCATGGGTGAACATTCATTATCATGTGGCATAATACCATGTAATGTCGAATATATTAATTGGATGGGCTTTATTACCATTCCTTTTCTTGCACTAATTGCATTTGTATTAATATCTGTTTTTAGCTTAATAACAATGAAAACTAATAAGGAGCTGGACTAA
- a CDS encoding CBS domain-containing protein: MNMLRNIMTENVATVSSNQTIQEAAEIMKQNNVGSIPVVDNGQICGIITDRDITLRSTAEGLNNSTSVSQVMSTNLVSGTPEMTVEEAADVMAQNQIRRLPVVENNQLCGIVALGDLATNESFDNEAEEALSSISEPSNTQQ, encoded by the coding sequence ATGAACATGCTCCGCAATATTATGACGGAAAATGTTGCAACTGTCTCATCAAATCAAACCATTCAAGAAGCAGCTGAAATCATGAAACAAAATAACGTAGGGTCTATTCCAGTAGTAGATAACGGACAAATTTGTGGAATCATTACTGACAGAGATATTACATTACGCTCAACAGCAGAAGGATTAAATAATTCAACTTCGGTATCACAAGTGATGTCAACGAATCTTGTCTCAGGTACACCCGAAATGACCGTTGAAGAGGCAGCAGATGTAATGGCACAAAATCAAATTCGCCGTTTACCAGTCGTAGAAAACAATCAATTATGTGGTATTGTTGCATTAGGCGACTTAGCCACAAATGAATCGTTTGATAATGAAGCAGAAGAAGCACTTTCAAGTATTTCAGAGCCTTCAAATACCCAACAGTAA
- a CDS encoding MBL fold metallo-hydrolase, which produces MCKGGGINIFKVIPLSIETPFTVGNVNVYVVIGESVTLIDTGLPGKKSLEKLRYLLKQEGLTFKELDEIVVTHMHTDHAGGVKDIQEEIDIPIFVHEGAKHILFGGIDEFDRTRNFLNYFVKECGADPESHQSKHRYHNMNWQHVKYVSNEDHVFVGGRKFSVLFVPGHSQTDMILWEPETGLTFAGDHLLKDISVNAFIEPPIPFEQERPKPLIQYRESLMKTRALPLTTIYPGHGRPFSDHVSIIDRRLNEHDYRCDQIRKVLRTSDKTVYQICIEVFPRLKGKLVFLGLSQVQGHLDLMESRNEVFVDKSSEGINVYRLYE; this is translated from the coding sequence TTGTGTAAGGGAGGAGGGATAAACATTTTTAAGGTCATTCCACTATCCATAGAGACACCATTTACAGTTGGGAACGTTAATGTCTACGTTGTCATCGGTGAATCTGTGACACTGATCGATACAGGACTTCCTGGAAAAAAATCACTTGAGAAGCTAAGGTATTTGCTAAAGCAGGAGGGGCTTACTTTCAAAGAACTAGATGAGATTGTTGTCACTCATATGCATACAGACCATGCTGGAGGCGTAAAAGATATACAAGAAGAAATCGACATACCCATATTTGTTCACGAAGGAGCAAAACATATATTATTTGGCGGAATAGATGAATTCGATAGAACTAGAAACTTTTTAAATTATTTTGTAAAGGAATGTGGTGCTGATCCTGAAAGCCATCAATCAAAGCACCGTTACCATAATATGAATTGGCAGCATGTCAAATATGTAAGTAATGAAGATCATGTTTTTGTAGGTGGAAGAAAATTTTCAGTTCTTTTTGTACCAGGGCATAGTCAAACAGATATGATTTTATGGGAACCTGAAACGGGTCTTACTTTTGCCGGAGATCATCTATTAAAAGATATTTCTGTAAACGCATTTATTGAACCGCCTATACCATTTGAGCAAGAGCGACCTAAACCACTTATACAATATCGAGAGTCATTAATGAAAACAAGAGCATTACCATTAACAACTATATACCCAGGTCATGGCAGACCATTTTCAGACCATGTTTCAATCATTGATCGAAGATTAAATGAACATGATTATCGTTGTGACCAAATAAGAAAAGTTTTAAGAACAAGTGACAAAACGGTCTATCAAATTTGTATTGAAGTCTTTCCAAGATTAAAAGGAAAATTAGTGTTTCTTGGACTATCTCAAGTTCAAGGTCATTTAGATTTGATGGAAAGTAGAAATGAAGTATTTGTGGATAAATCAAGTGAAGGTATTAATGTTTATAGGCTCTATGAATAG
- a CDS encoding glycerol-3-phosphate responsive antiterminator gives MFHGQKIIPAIRDMKHLEKFIRSQYEYGVILESHVAQLNAIVKMTKQEGKKLFLHVDLVNGLKNDEFATEFLCQEIKPAGLISTRANVISKAKKRGIYAIQRLFLLDSGSLKKSYSIIAKTNPDFIEVLPGVVPNLITEIHNNTGVPIFAGGMIRTHEDVEQAIKAGASAVTTSNKMLWDLEYTEN, from the coding sequence ATGTTTCATGGGCAAAAAATTATACCTGCGATACGCGATATGAAGCATTTAGAGAAGTTCATTCGTAGCCAATATGAATATGGAGTTATACTTGAAAGTCATGTTGCACAGCTTAATGCTATTGTGAAAATGACAAAACAAGAAGGTAAGAAATTATTCCTTCATGTGGACTTAGTTAATGGCTTAAAGAATGATGAATTTGCAACAGAATTTCTTTGCCAAGAAATTAAACCAGCTGGACTCATCTCTACGAGAGCTAATGTTATTAGTAAAGCAAAAAAACGGGGTATATATGCAATTCAACGACTATTTCTATTAGATTCTGGGTCATTAAAAAAGAGTTACAGTATTATAGCAAAAACGAATCCAGATTTTATAGAAGTGTTACCTGGTGTAGTACCAAACCTAATAACAGAAATACATAATAATACTGGCGTTCCGATATTTGCTGGTGGAATGATTCGTACGCATGAGGATGTAGAGCAGGCAATAAAGGCTGGAGCGAGTGCAGTGACAACATCAAATAAGATGTTGTGGGATTTAGAGTATACAGAAAATTAA
- a CDS encoding sigma-54 interaction domain-containing protein gives MSYISKIEEFAQSCADNMADLLGLEVSIIDELGIRVSGTGFHQSLIGKSIPEGSFFEQILRTGSKGTIFDNRKDHEHCMSCIFHERCTELATMGYPVMMNDQPIGVIGFIGFTAEQRDLILTNKEKLYKFMGTISTLLENKLLLLEVTTKNCEVHEGFQQEKRAYSFDDMIGESEQFHSVVKKAKKVVNSPSTILLSGENGTGKECMAKAVHYESNRANQPFITVNCSAIPETLVESELFGYDKGAFTGANREGKIGKFEAANNGTIFLDEIGDLPLSVQPKLLRVLQEKEVERVGGTRQYSLNVRVIAATNKSLWEMVTKGTFREDLYYRINVIPLRLPSLSERVGDIRLFLSYFLKKYSQILQKNVPQLDPLLEQWFLQNEWPGNIRQLENTVEYMMNMVESPHTLTFEDLPYYLHTRQNSSSLDSMVANFERNILAQHLPLNQKEQKEQLAKMLNISLSTLYRKLEKYGLS, from the coding sequence ATGTCATATATATCTAAGATAGAAGAATTCGCCCAATCGTGTGCCGACAATATGGCGGACTTACTAGGGTTGGAAGTTTCTATAATTGATGAGCTAGGAATAAGAGTAAGTGGCACAGGGTTTCATCAAAGTCTAATTGGAAAATCGATACCAGAAGGTTCCTTTTTTGAGCAAATATTACGTACAGGATCAAAGGGAACTATTTTCGATAATCGCAAAGATCATGAACATTGTATGAGCTGTATTTTTCATGAGAGGTGTACGGAATTAGCAACTATGGGTTACCCTGTCATGATGAATGATCAACCAATTGGAGTTATAGGGTTTATCGGTTTTACGGCAGAACAGCGAGATTTAATTTTAACCAACAAAGAGAAACTATATAAATTTATGGGAACTATTAGCACATTACTAGAAAATAAGCTACTACTACTTGAAGTAACAACAAAAAATTGTGAAGTTCATGAAGGATTTCAGCAAGAGAAGAGAGCTTATTCTTTCGACGATATGATAGGGGAAAGTGAACAATTTCACTCTGTCGTTAAGAAAGCAAAAAAAGTAGTTAATAGCCCATCAACTATTCTACTAAGTGGGGAAAATGGGACAGGTAAAGAATGTATGGCGAAGGCTGTTCATTATGAGAGCAACCGAGCTAACCAACCATTTATTACTGTTAATTGCTCGGCTATTCCAGAGACATTAGTAGAAAGTGAATTGTTTGGTTATGATAAAGGCGCTTTTACTGGAGCAAATCGTGAAGGGAAAATTGGTAAATTTGAGGCAGCAAATAATGGGACGATTTTTCTTGACGAAATAGGTGATTTACCACTTTCGGTACAGCCTAAATTACTACGAGTGCTACAAGAGAAGGAAGTTGAAAGAGTAGGAGGCACTCGTCAATATTCTTTAAATGTCCGAGTCATCGCAGCAACAAACAAAAGCTTGTGGGAAATGGTTACGAAAGGGACTTTTCGTGAAGATTTATATTACAGGATTAATGTCATACCACTTCGTTTACCTTCATTATCAGAAAGGGTTGGAGATATACGACTATTCTTGTCGTATTTTCTAAAAAAATATAGTCAAATATTACAAAAAAACGTACCACAATTGGATCCTCTTCTAGAGCAGTGGTTTTTACAAAATGAGTGGCCAGGGAATATTCGTCAATTAGAGAATACAGTAGAGTATATGATGAATATGGTAGAATCACCACATACTCTAACCTTTGAAGATCTTCCTTATTATCTACATACTCGTCAAAATAGTAGTAGTTTAGATTCAATGGTTGCTAACTTTGAACGAAATATATTAGCACAGCATCTCCCATTAAATCAAAAGGAGCAAAAGGAGCAACTTGCAAAAATGCTAAATATTAGCTTATCGACCTTATATCGAAAGCTAGAGAAGTATGGACTATCTTAA
- a CDS encoding sodium:solute symporter family protein, which produces MDTQFIVSLSLILASFGIYIGIALYNKAKVTSDFYVAGRGVPSVFNGMAIGADWMSAASFIGLAGTVMLLGYDGLAYIMGWTGGYLLLTFLLAPQLRKYGRYTVPEFIGDRFNSHTARIIAAVCTIIISFTYSIGQLSGSGVVIGRLFEVDAKFGTMIGVILIAFYAGFGGMKGVTWTQVAQYIILITAYLVPVIFMSLQITNNPIPWLSYGNIVSQLGEIDRELGISEYFAPFTNGTKWQFLALMFTLMAGTAGLPHVIVRFYTVSTMKAARWSGAWALLFIGLLYLTAPAYAAFSRFILMKNVVGNPIDSLPAWTTSWVNTGKLSIADSNADGILQWPELLINKDIVVMATPEVANLGVFVIGLVAAGAMAAALSTAGGLMIAISSSFAHDIYYRVLNPNATDKTRLNVARWTIIIATVVAGITALDPPGAITQIVAWAFAIASGTFFPALVLGVWWKRANAKGVTCGMIVGLIVTLGYIFAAKYGGFSIAGIIDTGAGIFGAVAALLTNIIVSLATKAPSQQLQEEVINLRYPEGVVYKDGDVWIQD; this is translated from the coding sequence ATGGATACACAATTTATAGTCTCGCTATCTCTTATTCTTGCTTCGTTTGGAATATATATTGGTATAGCATTATACAATAAAGCGAAAGTCACTTCTGACTTTTATGTTGCTGGTCGCGGTGTACCATCTGTTTTTAATGGAATGGCAATTGGTGCTGACTGGATGAGCGCTGCTTCTTTTATTGGTTTAGCAGGAACGGTTATGCTACTGGGGTACGACGGCCTTGCCTACATCATGGGGTGGACAGGTGGATACTTACTTCTTACATTTTTGCTTGCACCACAGCTCCGTAAATACGGTAGATACACAGTTCCAGAATTTATTGGTGATCGATTTAATAGTCATACAGCACGAATCATTGCGGCTGTATGCACAATCATTATTAGCTTTACTTATTCAATTGGACAGCTTTCGGGATCAGGTGTAGTCATAGGAAGACTTTTTGAAGTTGATGCAAAATTTGGAACGATGATAGGGGTAATCTTAATTGCCTTTTATGCAGGTTTCGGAGGAATGAAAGGGGTTACATGGACTCAGGTTGCACAGTATATTATTTTAATTACTGCATACTTAGTACCTGTGATTTTTATGTCACTCCAAATTACAAATAATCCAATTCCATGGCTTTCTTATGGAAATATCGTATCACAGTTAGGAGAAATAGATAGAGAGCTTGGGATTTCTGAGTATTTTGCACCATTCACGAATGGAACAAAATGGCAATTCTTAGCATTAATGTTTACTTTAATGGCTGGAACAGCAGGTTTACCACATGTTATCGTGCGTTTTTACACAGTATCAACGATGAAAGCAGCTCGTTGGTCAGGTGCTTGGGCATTATTGTTTATCGGTTTATTATATTTGACTGCCCCAGCATATGCTGCATTTTCACGGTTTATTCTTATGAAAAATGTGGTTGGTAACCCAATTGATTCTCTCCCAGCTTGGACAACTAGCTGGGTTAATACTGGGAAGTTATCAATAGCAGATTCAAATGCAGATGGTATTTTACAATGGCCTGAGTTATTAATAAATAAAGATATTGTCGTCATGGCTACACCTGAGGTAGCAAACCTAGGTGTGTTTGTTATAGGGCTTGTTGCTGCAGGAGCGATGGCTGCTGCATTATCAACTGCTGGAGGACTAATGATTGCTATTTCTTCATCCTTTGCACACGACATATATTATCGTGTTCTTAACCCTAATGCTACAGACAAAACAAGATTAAATGTAGCACGTTGGACGATTATTATTGCTACCGTAGTAGCAGGTATTACTGCTCTCGATCCGCCAGGGGCAATAACTCAGATTGTTGCATGGGCTTTTGCAATCGCTTCGGGTACTTTTTTCCCAGCGTTAGTATTAGGTGTTTGGTGGAAACGAGCGAATGCAAAAGGCGTGACATGCGGGATGATTGTTGGATTAATCGTTACATTAGGATATATATTTGCAGCAAAATATGGGGGCTTTTCTATAGCAGGAATTATTGATACAGGAGCAGGTATTTTTGGCGCAGTAGCTGCATTGTTAACAAATATAATCGTATCATTAGCAACAAAAGCACCGTCCCAACAACTACAAGAAGAAGTAATTAATCTTCGTTATCCAGAAGGGGTTGTTTATAAAGATGGAGATGTGTGGATACAAGATTAA
- a CDS encoding sodium/substrate symporter small subunit: MKKLDKQNADSYFRKHTRNVVIYLVIWLMVSFGVVFFAETLQFNINGFPFHYFMGAQGSILIFILLLFINARVSDKLDEKYGFSTATQQLDKSMKSQKF; this comes from the coding sequence GTGAAAAAGCTAGATAAACAAAATGCAGATTCGTATTTTCGGAAACATACCCGTAATGTTGTTATATATTTAGTTATTTGGTTAATGGTCTCTTTTGGTGTTGTTTTTTTTGCGGAGACTTTGCAATTTAATATAAATGGTTTCCCATTTCACTATTTTATGGGGGCTCAGGGATCAATTTTGATCTTTATTTTACTTCTATTCATTAATGCTAGAGTTAGTGACAAGTTAGATGAGAAATATGGATTTAGTACAGCAACACAACAGCTAGATAAGAGTATGAAGTCGCAAAAATTTTAA
- a CDS encoding RluA family pseudouridine synthase: protein MRANRKGEWFEIIAPIEWEQFTINHLFKNHWQIPKKLTHDYRIHRRIKINNQPISWDTKIQAGDRIQLHVFYEVNDSVIPDYADIQILYEDDHLIIVNKPSGMDTHPNEFGQTGTLANAVSYHFLSNGISATAKHVHRLDRNTTGAVLFAKHPLVGVMLDKMLTERNIKRTYLAVVHGILTKKQGCINAPIGRDRHHPTRRRVSKNGQDAITHYKVISNNRNENTSLLHLQLDTGRTHQIRVHLSHLDHPLIGDVLYGGKKSKAARQALHAAKISLHHPFTDELIECYAPFLDEPPIFANDVTNYLT, encoded by the coding sequence TTGAGAGCGAATCGTAAAGGAGAATGGTTTGAGATCATTGCACCTATAGAATGGGAGCAATTCACTATCAATCATTTATTTAAAAATCATTGGCAAATTCCAAAGAAACTAACTCATGATTACCGCATACACCGTAGAATAAAAATAAACAATCAGCCCATATCATGGGATACAAAAATACAAGCTGGAGATCGGATTCAATTACATGTTTTTTATGAAGTTAACGATTCAGTCATTCCAGATTATGCCGATATACAAATTTTATATGAAGATGATCATCTCATTATTGTTAATAAACCTAGTGGCATGGACACACACCCTAATGAATTTGGACAAACAGGTACGTTAGCTAATGCCGTTTCTTATCACTTTCTATCAAATGGTATTTCTGCTACTGCGAAACACGTCCATCGTCTAGACAGAAATACAACAGGTGCGGTTCTCTTTGCAAAACACCCTCTTGTTGGTGTGATGTTAGATAAAATGCTAACAGAGCGCAATATCAAGAGAACATACCTGGCTGTTGTTCATGGTATTCTCACAAAAAAACAAGGATGTATTAATGCACCGATTGGACGTGATCGACACCATCCAACGAGGAGAAGAGTGTCCAAAAACGGTCAAGATGCAATCACCCATTACAAAGTCATTTCAAATAATCGAAATGAAAATACATCTCTATTACATTTACAACTAGATACTGGCCGTACGCATCAAATACGTGTTCATCTCAGTCATTTGGATCACCCTTTAATTGGCGACGTCTTATATGGTGGGAAAAAATCAAAAGCTGCTAGACAAGCATTACATGCTGCAAAAATCTCTTTGCACCACCCTTTTACAGATGAATTGATTGAATGCTATGCACCGTTCTTGGACGAACCACCAATTTTTGCTAATGATGTAACTAATTATTTGACTTAA
- a CDS encoding DUF5365 family protein: MKVVYASTPEQEKQIEELITYFYSDIFPSYFTDEEITEMEKNNILSKVEMYKHYDGTVKEAIQIITSLQVIIHIIETIQYENVSEYHRTVFEKNISFLEKYSLSFPFQIENFSLPKTNIISYYCKPNNQFLV; the protein is encoded by the coding sequence GTGAAAGTTGTGTATGCATCTACTCCTGAACAAGAAAAACAGATAGAGGAGTTAATCACTTATTTTTACTCAGACATTTTTCCAAGTTATTTCACAGATGAAGAAATAACGGAGATGGAAAAAAACAACATATTATCTAAGGTAGAGATGTATAAGCATTATGATGGAACGGTGAAAGAAGCTATTCAAATTATTACAAGCCTTCAAGTAATAATACATATTATAGAAACAATACAATATGAAAATGTTTCTGAGTATCATCGAACAGTATTTGAAAAAAATATAAGCTTCTTAGAAAAGTACAGTTTATCATTTCCTTTTCAAATTGAGAACTTTTCTTTACCGAAAACAAACATAATTAGTTATTATTGTAAACCTAATAATCAATTTTTAGTTTGA